In a single window of the Elaeis guineensis isolate ETL-2024a chromosome 6, EG11, whole genome shotgun sequence genome:
- the LOC105047589 gene encoding ketol-acid reductoisomerase, chloroplastic-like yields the protein MAAATSFQPSSITASSPAKTPKPALKTVGFGLGFCSSPSKSGRLLLSRIHLDATVGGRGGAAALGARMVSVPSVSKSAPSLDFETSVFKKEKINLAGQDEYIVRGGRDLFHLLPDAFRGIKQIGVIGWGSQGPAQAQNLRDSLAVAQSDIVVKIGLRKGSRSFEEARAAGFTEENGTLGDIWETISGSDLVLLLISDSAQADNYEKVFSHMKPNSILGLSHGFLLGHLQSLGLDFPKNISVIAVCPKGMGPSVRRLYVQGKEINGAGINSSFAVHQDVDGRATDVALGWSVALGSPFTFATTLEQEYKSDIFGERGILLGAVHGIVEALFRRYTESGMSEELAYKNTVECITGIISRTISTKGMLSVYSSLTEEGKKEFSAAYSASYYPCMDILYECYEDVACGSEIRSVVLAGRRFYEKEGLPAFPMGKIDQTRMWKVGERVRATRPEGNLGPLHPFTAGVYVALMMAQIEVLRKKGHSYSEIINESVIESVDSLNPFMHARGVSFMVDNCSTTARLGSRKWAPRFDYILTQQAFVAVDKNTPINQDLLSNFLSDPVHGAIEVCAELRPTVDISVPPDADFVRPELRQTST from the exons ATGGCGGCGGCGACATCCTTCCAGCCTTCTTCCATCACTGCCTCCTCCCCGGCTAAAACCCCAAAGCCGGCCCTCAAAACCGTAGGATTTGGTTTGGGATTCTGCTCCTCGCCATCCAAATCCGGGAGGCTTCTCCTTTCCCGGATCCACTTGGATGCAACTGTTGGCGGACGAGGCGGCGCCGCCGCCCTTGGCGCTCGGATGGTCTCCGTGCCGTCCGTCAGCAAGTCTGCGCCCTCTCTCGACTTCGAGACGTCCGTATTTAAGAAGGAGAAGATCAACCTCGCCGGTCAAGATGAG tATATTGTAAGAGGTGGGAGGGATTTGTTCCATTTGTTGCCGGATGCTTTCAGGGGGATCAAGCAGATTGGCGTAATTGGATGGGGATCCCAG GGTCCTGCCCAAGCACAGAACTTGAGGGACTCGCTTGCTGTGGCACAGTCGGACATTGTGGTCAAG ATTGGCCTGAGGAAAGGTTCTCGTTCCTTTGAGGAAGCACGTGCTGCTGGGTTTACTGAAGAAAATGGAACCTTGGGTGATATCTGGGAAACAATTTCAGGCAGTGACCTTGTGTTGCTGCTGATTTCAGATTCTGCACAG GCGGACAACTACGAGAAAGTATTCTCACACATGAAACCAAACAGCATTCTGGGGTTGTCTCATGGTTTTCTTCTTGGGCATTTGCAATCCCTTGGCCTTGATTTCCCCAAAAACATCAGCGTGATTGCTGTATGCCCTAAAGGGATGGGCCCATCAGTGAGAAGGTTGTATGTTCAAGGAAAAGAGATAAATGGTGCAGGAATCAATTCTAGTTTTGCTGTACATCAG GATGTTGATGGCAGGGCTACAGATGTTGCTTTGGGGTGGTCAGTTGCTCTGGGATCTCCTTTTACATTCGCCACTACTTTAGAGCAGGAATACAAGAGTGACATTTTTGGGGAGCGGG GTATTTTGCTTGGTGCTGTGCATGGAATTGTGGAGGCCTTGTTCAGAAGGTACACAGAGAGTGGAATGAGTGAAGAACTGGCTTATAAAAACACCGTTGAATGCATCACGGGAATCATATCAAGGACCATTTCAACAAAG GGCATGCTCTCCGTCTACAGCTCTTTGACCGAAGAAGGGAAAAAGGAATTTAGTGCTGCATATAGTGCATCATACTATCCCTGCATGGATATCTTGTATGAGTGCTATGAAGATGTTGCATGTGGCAGTGAAATTCGCAGTGTTGTTTTAGCTGGGCGACGCTTTTAC GAAAAGGAAGGGCTTCCTGCCTTCCCAATGGGTAAAATTGATCAGACACGGATGTGGAAAGTTGGTGAAAGAGTCCGTGCAACTCGACCTGAGGGCAACTTGGGTCCCTTGCACCCTTTCACTGCTGGGGTTTATGTGGCTCTAATGATGGCTCAG ATTGAGGTCCTAAGAAAGAAGGGACATTCTTATTCAGAGATCATTAACGAAAGTGTGATCGAGTCAGTGGATTCCCTAAATCCTTTCATGCATGCTCGTGGGGTGTCGTTTATGGTGGACAACTGTTCCACAACTGCACGCTTGGGATCAAGAAAGTGGGCTCCACGTTTCGATTATATCCTCACCCAGCAAGCATTTGTAGCTGTCGACAAGAACACACCTATCAATCAGGACCTGCTCAGCAACTTCTTGTCTGATCCAGTTCATGGTGCTATTGAAGTCTGCGCAGAGTTGAGGCCTACCGTCGATATATCCGTGCCTCCAGATGCAGATTTTGTGCGACCGGAATTGCGACAAACTAGCACTTGA
- the LOC105047587 gene encoding nuclear transcription factor Y subunit B-4, whose protein sequence is MAESGAPGTPESGHSGEHGGPPGGGGGGGAREQDRFLPIANIGRIMRKAIPENGKIAKDAKESVQECVSEFISFITSEASDKCQREKRKTINGDDLLWAMGTLGFEDYVEPLKLYLQLYREMEGDSRGSRSADQSGKKDGAINGDPGASCKAI, encoded by the exons ATGGCGGAGTCCGGCGCTCCGGGGACGCCGGAGAGCGGGCATTCCGGCGAGCACGGTGGGCCTCCGGGAGGCGGGGGCGGTGGCGGCGCGAGGGAGCAGGATCGGTTCCTTCCGATCGCCAACATCGGGAGGATCATGAGGAAGGCGATACCGGAGAACGGCAAGATCGCCAAGGACGCTAAGGAGTCCGTCCAGGAATGCGTCTCCGAGTTCATCAGCTTCATCACCAGCGA GGCGAGTGATAAGTGCCagagggagaagaggaagacGATCAATGGAGATGATCTGCTGTGGGCGATGGGGACGCTGGGCTTTGAGGATTACGTGGAGCCACTCAAGCTCTATCTGCAGCTCTATAGAGAG ATGGAG GGGGACAGCAGGGGTTCACGTTCTGCAGATCAATCTGGAAAGAAAGATGGTGCAATTAATGGGGATCCTGGGGCTTCG TGTAAAGCTATTTAG